A window of Clostridium novyi genomic DNA:
TTTCTTAAATATTCTTCTGCCTTATCATATACTTCTAAACTTTCTTTTATATTAGGATCTCTATAAGAACCAAAGAACAGATTACCACTTCTACCGAAGCTTGCAAATGCTCCATATGCACCACCAAGCACACGGATATTGTTCCATAAATAGTCTAAACTTTCTATAGTTTTTAGTACTTGCATACTTCCCTTATAAGTATATCCTAACTCTTTGTAATTATATCCTTTCATTACATATTGTACATTGCCTTGTGTTAATAATCCTTCATTTTTTTTGCTAAAATCAAAACTATATTGATAATTTTGTAGTTTTTCATTATTTAATTTTTGTAAAAATTCATTTAAACTAGCCTCTATTTCATTATAATACTCTTCTTCTATTGCAACATTTATAATTAAGTTTCTTCTATTAAATATAAGATTTTGTACTTGTTTTAACTTATCTACTATCTCTTCAAATTTATCATCAAAATTTTCTTCTATTTCTTCTACAAATTTATAAAATTCTAATCCTGATATATATTCTTCATATTTAGCTACCTTTGAAAAATAAGAGAATAGTCTATTTGCAGCAACAATATGCCCTGCATCAAAAATCATCATTTCTAAACGAGATTTCATTTCTTGAATAATTTCTTTTAATCTATTTTTATCTTCTACATTTGTTCTAAGTAAAACTTCTTCTATAATTTCTAATAATTTAGGCACTTTATCAACTAAAGCCTTAGATTTCACAATAAATTTAGGCACAAAATCTCCATTAGTATTATTTTGTATAAATGTAACTGGAGCATAACTTATTCCTCCAGTATATATATTTATTTCATTTGATAAATCCCCATAACTATATTTATCTGTATCTATTCTTCCAAGTATCCCTGATAATAATCCTAAATAAGGAACAAGCTCTTCTTTAACAGTTGTAGTATCAAAAACTAATTTTATATAAGCTATCTTATTTGTAAACATAGGTTGAAAAAGAACCTTATTTTCTAAAATTAGTTTTTCTTCTAAAGAAAACTCTTCAGCTTTTTTGTTTATATCTTCTAATGAAAGCAGTGGTATTTTTTCTAAATCCTCTTTTTTCTCTCCACTCATTTGTCTTTCTTTTAAAGCCTTTGTTTGATTTATTAAGTTATCTATTTCTTTTTCAGAAAGCGATAATTTATATTCTCTTAATTTATTTCTTAATTTTTCATCATTTTCTTCAGCTAAACCTGCTTTAGGATTTAAGATTAACAATGATCCATGATTAACATTTATTAAATTACTTTCTATAAGTTCTTCAAAATAATTTGTAGTTAAGGCCGTTTTTACTTTTTGTAATGCATTTTCATATTCTAAATACATACATGGATCTTTATCATATAACCAACTATCCATAGCCTTGGTATAATATATCAATCCTTTTGGATAGTTTCTTGTATCCATTTCTCTTAATTTAAATTCTTTTATATTAATACAAGCTTCAATTAAATTCTTATCTATTCCTTTATGCACAAGTTCTTTTAATGTATTAAATACTATATTTTTGAATTCTTCTTTTCTATCTTTATTAGCATTTTTAACCACTACACTAAATACAGGTTGAAGTATTCCTGAGTCAAAATATCCATATACATCTTTTCCTATACCTTTTTGTATTAGAGCTTTTTTTAGTGGTGCAGCTGGAGTTTCTAATAATAAATATTCTAATATTTCAAATGCTAAATAAGTTTCTGGACTATTGTCTTTTAATACAAAATTTAAACTAAAGAAACTCTTATCATTACCCGAATCTCCTTGTGATACCGGATACTCACTTACAACTTCCCTAATCTCTCCAAATGGTTTTTGAATATCTATGTGAGAATCTATACTCATCTTTTCAAATCTACTTAGATATTCATCATTTATAAATTTAAGTTCTTTATCTAAATCACCATCACCATATAAATATATATAACTATTAGAAGGATGATAAAACTTTTTATGAAAGTCTATAAATTGTTCATAAGTAAGTTCTGGAATAACTTCTGGATCACCACCTGATTCCACTCCATAAGTAGTATCAGGAAATAATGTTTCTTGTATTTTTCTAAATAATATATCCTCAGGTGATGAAAAAGCTCCTTTCATTTCATTATATACTACACCCTTATAAGTAATTTCATCATCTTTATTATCTAATTCATAATGCCACCCTTCTTGCATTAATATTTCTGGATATTTGTATATGTTTGGATAAAACACAGCGTCTAAATATACATCCATTAAGTTAAAAAAGTCTTTTTCGTTTCTACTTGCTACTGGATATATTGTTTTATCTGAAAATGTCATAGCATTTAAAAAAGTGTTTAATGATCCTTTAGCAAGTTCTACAAATGGATCTTTTATTGGAAATTTTCTGGAGCCACAAAGCACTGAATGTTCCATAATATGAGGAACACCTGTACTATCATCAGGTGGTGTTCTAAATCCTATTGCAAACACTTTGTTATCATCTTCATTTTGAAGGTTTAAAAGTTTAGCACCACTTTTTTCGTGATAAAATATTCTTGCTTTTGAATTTATATCTTTAATTTCTTTTTCTTCTATAAACTTAAATCCATGATACTCATTGTTTAATTTAAATTCCATTTAAGCACCTCCTAGTTTAATATCTACATATTATATATTCTACCAAATTTCCCTCTAAAAAATATATAATTTTAAAAATTAGATTATTATTTCTTTATAATATCCCATGATTAAGTGTATAATTACTATTAAAGTCATTTATTTTTTTTAATTAGAGGTGAATTTTATGTATAAAAAAGGTGATTTTCATTTACACACCACAGCATCTGACGGTAAATTATCTCCTACTGAATTAGTTACATTAGCCAAAGAAAATGGCTTTGATATTATATCTATTACAGATCACGATAATACCTTTGGATTAGAAGAAGGCATATCTTCAGGAACAAAACTAGGTATTAAGATCATTCCCGGAATAGAACTTTCCACAAGATATAATGGTGAAAGTATTCATGTGTT
This region includes:
- a CDS encoding insulinase family protein; translated protein: MEFKLNNEYHGFKFIEEKEIKDINSKARIFYHEKSGAKLLNLQNEDDNKVFAIGFRTPPDDSTGVPHIMEHSVLCGSRKFPIKDPFVELAKGSLNTFLNAMTFSDKTIYPVASRNEKDFFNLMDVYLDAVFYPNIYKYPEILMQEGWHYELDNKDDEITYKGVVYNEMKGAFSSPEDILFRKIQETLFPDTTYGVESGGDPEVIPELTYEQFIDFHKKFYHPSNSYIYLYGDGDLDKELKFINDEYLSRFEKMSIDSHIDIQKPFGEIREVVSEYPVSQGDSGNDKSFFSLNFVLKDNSPETYLAFEILEYLLLETPAAPLKKALIQKGIGKDVYGYFDSGILQPVFSVVVKNANKDRKEEFKNIVFNTLKELVHKGIDKNLIEACINIKEFKLREMDTRNYPKGLIYYTKAMDSWLYDKDPCMYLEYENALQKVKTALTTNYFEELIESNLINVNHGSLLILNPKAGLAEENDEKLRNKLREYKLSLSEKEIDNLINQTKALKERQMSGEKKEDLEKIPLLSLEDINKKAEEFSLEEKLILENKVLFQPMFTNKIAYIKLVFDTTTVKEELVPYLGLLSGILGRIDTDKYSYGDLSNEINIYTGGISYAPVTFIQNNTNGDFVPKFIVKSKALVDKVPKLLEIIEEVLLRTNVEDKNRLKEIIQEMKSRLEMMIFDAGHIVAANRLFSYFSKVAKYEEYISGLEFYKFVEEIEENFDDKFEEIVDKLKQVQNLIFNRRNLIINVAIEEEYYNEIEASLNEFLQKLNNEKLQNYQYSFDFSKKNEGLLTQGNVQYVMKGYNYKELGYTYKGSMQVLKTIESLDYLWNNIRVLGGAYGAFASFGRSGNLFFGSYRDPNIKESLEVYDKAEEYLRNFDADDREMTKYIIGTISGLDTPLTPSLKSERTLSYYLSNITQEDIQKERDEVINCSKNDIRDFANMIKDCMNKNYICVLGNSIKIKENKELFNELVEIFK